In a genomic window of Pelecanus crispus isolate bPelCri1 chromosome 1, bPelCri1.pri, whole genome shotgun sequence:
- the LOC104026131 gene encoding gap junction beta-2 protein — protein sequence MDWGSLQAVLGGVNKHSTSIGKIWLTVLFIFRIMILVVAAETVWGDEQQDFVCNTLQPGCKNVCYDHFFPISHIRLWALQLIFVSTPALLVAMHVAYTRHEKKKRFRNGEKINIEELKNEKIHIRGALWWTYTSSIFFRIIFEAVFMYVFYYMYDGYQMPRLMKCNAWPCPNTVDCFVSRPTEKTTFTIFMLAVSGICMMLNLAELCYLVIKICMRASRKTTVLK from the coding sequence ATGGACTGGGGAAGTCTGCAGGCTGTTTTAGGAGGCGTAAATAAACACTCAACCAGTATCGGGAAGATATGGCTCACAGTCCTGTTCATCTTCCGTATCATGATCCTGGTTGTGGCTGCAGAGACAGTCTGGGGAGATGAACAACAAGATTTTGTCTGCAACACACTTCAGCCTGGTTGCAAGAATGTTTGCTACGATcactttttccccatctctcaCATCAGACTCTGGGCCCTGCAGCTGATCTTTGTTTCTACACCTGCGCTGCTGGTGGCCATGCATGTAGCTTACACCAGGCATGAGAAGAAAAAGCGTTTCAGAAATGGTGAGAAGATTAATATTgaagagctgaaaaatgaaaagattcaCATTCGGGGCGCGCTGTGGTGGACATACACTAGCAGCATCTTCTTCAGGATCATCTTTGAAGCAGTCTTCATGTACGTGTTCTATTACATGTATGACGGGTACCAGATGCCTCGCCTGATGAAGTGCAATGCATGGCCCTGCCCCAACACAGTGGATTGTTTTGTGTCTCGGCCCACTGAGAAAACCACATTTACTATTTTCATGCTTGCTGTGTCTGGGATCTGCATGATGTTGAATCTGGCTGAGTTGTGTTACCTAGTGATAAAAATTTGCATGAGAGCATCCAGGAAAACAAcggttttaaaataa